Proteins from one Desmodus rotundus isolate HL8 chromosome 9, HLdesRot8A.1, whole genome shotgun sequence genomic window:
- the RAB11B gene encoding ras-related protein Rab-11B, protein MGTRDDEYDYLFKVVLIGDSGVGKSNLLSRFTRNEFNLESKSTIGVEFATRSIQVDGKTIKAQIWDTAGQERYRAITSAYYRGAVGALLVYDIAKHLTYENVERWLKELRDHADSNIVIMLVGNKSDLRHLRAVPTDEARAFAEKNNLSFIETSALDSTNVEEAFKNILTEIYRIVSQKQIADRAAHDESPGNNVVDISVPPTTDGQKPNKLQCCQNL, encoded by the exons ATGGGGACCCGGGACGACGAGTACGACTACCTATTCAAAG TGGTGCTTATTGGGGACTCGGGTGTGGGAAAGAGCAACCTGCTGTCCCGTTTCACCCGCAACGAGTTCAACCTAGAGAGCAAGAGCACCATTGGCGTGGAGTTTGCCACCCGTAGCATCCAAGTGGACGGCAAGACCATCAAGGCCCAGATCTGGGACACTGCTGGCCAGGAGCGCTACCGCGCCATCACCTCTGC GTACTACCGTGGTGCAGTGGGTGCGCTGCTGGTATATGACATTGCCAAGCACCTGACATATGAGAATGTGGAGCGCTGGCTGAAGGAGCTGCGAGACCATGCTGACAGCAACATCGTCATCATGTTGGTGGGCAACAAAAGCGACCTGCGCCATCTGCGGGCCGTGCCCACTGACGAGGCCCGTGCCTTCGCAG AGAAGAACAACTTGTCCTTCATTGAGACCTCAGCCTTGGACTCCACCAACGTAGAGGAAGCTTTCAAGAACATTCTCACAG AGATCTACCGCATCGTATCACAGAAGCAGATTGCAGACCGCGCAGCCCATGATGAGTCCCCTGGCAACAACGTGGTGGACATCAGCGTGCCACCCACTACGGATGGACAGAAACCAAACAAGCTGCAGTGCTGCCAGAACCTGTGA